From Anopheles darlingi chromosome 2, idAnoDarlMG_H_01, whole genome shotgun sequence, the proteins below share one genomic window:
- the LOC125951180 gene encoding exopolyphosphatase PRUNE1, whose amino-acid sequence MHSYLQQCRGVLQRATRKTVVIGNESCDLDSAVSALAFAYHLHCTPELLGPRHTKDTAIIPVLNVVRNELPLKTEVTYYLKQQKIALDELICSDEVQWENEPDTLDLVLVDHHMTKLTNHRIAGIVDHRPVDGAAQFKSDAFRTIELVGSCATLVGRELMKIFQENQVSGYADALELLYGAIVLDTVNFSKEADKAKQLDHEVAEFIEKNVKNIGPQDTFAYRESLFKSLVAARSDISQLNAYQLLFKDLKILNQNGRIVSLPGFPMAVQEYLKLSECSQHVNQFACSTQSNVVLLLGMKVLPDGSVRRDIGIIPIDDKPLAEKIISALLEDNATSFGLERIETDFANGAVFFQQHNLKASRKQLIPIVKNVLDIL is encoded by the exons ATGCACTCGTACCTCCAACAATGCAGAGGAGTTCTCCAACGTGCG ACACGCAAAACAGTGGTTATCGGTAATGAGAGCTGTGATCTGGATTCCGCCGTAAGTGCCCTGGCTTTTGCATATCACTTGCACTGCACACCGGAACTCCTAGGACCACGGCATACGAAGGATACGGCCATAATCCCCGTTCTAAACGTGGTGCGCAATGAATTACCCCTGAAAACGGAGGTCACGTACTATCtgaagcagcaaaagataGCTCTAGACGAGCTGATTTGCAGCGATGAGGTCCAGTGGGAAAATGAACCGGACACTCTGGACCTCGTGCTAGTGGATCATCATATGACTAAGCTGACCAACCATCGTATTGCCGGGATTGTCGATCATCGTCCCGTTGACGGTGCTGCACAGTTCAAGTCAGACGCGTTCCGTACCATCGAGTTGGTTGGCTCCTGTGCGACGCTGGTTGGCAGGGAGCTGATGAAAATCTTCCAGGAAAACCAGGTATCTGGGTATGCGGATGCCCTCGAGCTTTTGTATG GTGCCATCGTGTTAGACACGGTCAATTTCTCAAAAGAGGCAGATAAAGCTAAACAGCTCGACCATGAAGTGGCAGAATTCATCGAGAAGAATGTGAAGAATATTGGGCCCCAGGATACCTTTGCCTATCGAGAATCATTATTTAAATCCCTCGTGGCGGCACGCAGTGACATATCCCAGCTCAATGCATATCAGCTGCTTTTCAAAGATTTAAAGATATTGAACCAAAACGGTCGAATCGTATCGCTGCCCGGTTTTCCGATGGCAGTGCAAGAGTATCTCAAGCTGAGCGAATGTAGTCAACATGTGAACCAATTCGCGTGCAGCACTCAAAGTAACGTAGTACTTCTTCTCGGAATGAAGGTCCTTCCCGACGGAAGCGTTCGACGTGATATAGGCATTATCCCGATTGACGATAAACCGTTGGCAGAAAAG ATAATTTCCGCTCTGCTTGAGGACAATGCTACAAGTTTCGGATTAGAGCGAATTGAAACTGATTTTGCGAACGGGGCAGTCTttttccagcagcacaacCTGAAGGCATCTCGAAAGCAATTAATACCGATCGTCAAAAATGTTCTCGATATTTTGTAA
- the LOC125951128 gene encoding serine/threonine-protein kinase Pink1, mitochondrial has product MSFRLLTTRLYKHGRLLVQGYLKRNIHTNNAWTGPGDGVKVNTFNETLRNDLRINEFRSNSFLRFGNQARRLFIDNVLNRVTNPYSVDLRLQATKKLLYGDSTPFFALVGVSLASGDGVLTKNDELEGVCWEIRHAMSKFQQRVGEKDIESRLDEEFGIDQLNIGPPIAKGCCAVVYAASLKEPAVNDEQPPSDLSASTDASSLGHASVTSVDTEEWNDTLPVFLPPERSPGLALQQMANEAITASAKKVSTSERKVRFNSETRARTISESFYNEFTDEKPLSTEGTDGCGNVEYPLALKMMFNYDIQSNAMAIIKAMYRETVPAKRRTVDTAWEQSLVEKTNFLPPHPNVVEMYGVFCDQVPDLSMSTTLYPMALPQRLHPDGHGRNMSLFLLMKRYDGNLKDLLFQHHDALDMRTRILLFAQLLEAVAHLNRHGVAHRDLKSDNILIEQRPNMPPTLVLSDFGCCIADKEHGLRIPYTSDEIDKGGNVALMAPEIFNQTASTFAQLNYSKADLWACGAIAYEIFGHNNPFYSGEQSALKNSSYKEDMLPALNPEVPKLIQLLVMNILQKNPKKRLSPDVAANVMQLFLWSPSKWLRDGHSPSSNEILQWLLSLTTKILCEGPLRIIPDDSRGRRTYTEYLLIGSFLARARLERIRRALDWIHTVNISA; this is encoded by the exons ATGTCCTTTCGGCTGCTGACTACACGGTTGTACAAACATGGTCGCCTACTGGTGCAAGGCTATCTTAAGCGGAACATCCACACCAACAACGCTTGGACGGGCCCGGGCGACGGCGTCAAAGTGAACACATTCAACGAAACGCTCAGGAATGATCTGCGGATCAACGAGTTCCGGAGCAACAGCTTCCTGCGGTTCGGTAACCAGGCGCGCCGGCTGTTCATCGATAATGTGCTGAATCGCGTCACCAACCCGTACTCGGTCGATCTGCGCCTGCAAGCGACAAAAAA GCTGCTGTACGGCGATTCAACACCCTTCTTTGCACTCGTTGGCGTCAGCCTGGCATCTGGCGATGGAGTACTTACAAAAAACGACGAGCTGGAGGGTGTCTGCTGGGAAATTAGA CACGCCATGTCCAAGTTCCAGCAGAGGGTTGGTGAGAAGGATATTGAATCTCGCTTGGATGAAGAGTTCGGTATCGACCAGCTGAACATTGGGCCACCAATCGCGAAAGGGTGTTGCGCcgttgtttatgctgcttcacTGAAGGAACCAGCGGTGAATGACGAACAACCACCAAGCGATCTCTCCGCTAGCACAGACGCATCATCGCTAGGACATGCATCCGTTACCTCTGTGGACACTGAGGAATGGAACGATACTCTGCCTGTCTTTCTACCACCAGAACGTAGCCCCGGTTTGGCACTGCAACAGATGGCCAATGAAGCCATTACTGCGAGTGCAAAAAAAGTATCCACCAGTGAACGTAAAGTCCGCTTCAATAGTGAGACGCGTGCTAGAACTATTTCGGAGAGCTTTTACAATGAGTTTACGGATGAGAAGCCCCTCTCTACGGAAGGAACGGATGGGTGCGGCAATGTAGAGTACCCATTAGCGTTGAAGATGATGTTTAACTACGATATCCAGAGTAACGCCATGGCCATCATTAAGGCAATGTACCGTGAAACGGTACCGGCAAAACGTAGAACCGTCGATACGGCTTGGGAGCAAAG TTTGGTCGAAAAGACAAACTTCCTGCCGCCACACCCGAATGTGGTGGAAATGTATGGAGTGTTTTGTGACCAGGTTCCCGATCTGTCCATGTCAACTACGCTCTACCCGATGGCCTTACCACAGCGTCTCCATCCCGACGGTCACGGTCGTAACATGAGTCTCTTCCTGCTAATGAAGCGGTACGATGGGAACTTGAAAGATCTTCTGTTCCAGCATCATGACGCGCTGGATATGCGCACACGCATTCTGCTCTTTGCGCAACTACTGGAAGCCGTGGCGCATCTGAACCGACACGGTGTAGCTCACCGTGATCTAAAATCGGACAACATCCTAATCGAGCAACGACCCAATATGCCACCAACTCTAGTGCTGTCGGATTTCGGTTGCTGCATTGCGGACAAAGAGCACGGGCTGCGGATCCCGTACACGTCGGACGAGATCGATAAGGGAGGTAACGTGGCGCTGATGGCACCGGAAATCTTCAATCAAACGGCGAGCACCTTCGCTCAGCTAAACTACAGCAAAGCGGATCTGTGGGCGTGCGGTGCCATTGCGTACGAAATCTTTGGCCATAACAACCCCTTCTACTCGGGTGAG CAATCGGCACTGAAGAACTCGAGCTATAAGGAGGATATGTTGCCGGCTCTAAACCCCGAGGTACCCAAGCTGATCCAGCTGCTAGTAATGAATATTTTGCAGAAGAATCCCAAAAAG CGTTTGAGTCCGGATGTGGCAGCAAATGTGATGCAACTGTTTCTGTGGTCACCCTCGAAATGGCTCCGAGATGGCCATTCCCCGTCCAGCAATGAAATTTTGCAGTGGCTACTCAGCCTCACGACCAAGATCCTGTGCGAGGGTCCTCTGCGCATTATCCCGGATGATAGCAGGGGCCGGCGTACTTACACCGAGTATCTACTGATTGGTAGTTTTCTGGCTCGCGCCCGCCTTGAGCGAATCCGTCGTGCGCTGGACTGGATACACACGGTTAACATTTCTGCGTAA